The stretch of DNA CGGGCTGGTTCTCGTTGGTGTGCCAGAGCCGGTAGGCACCGGACGGGTACCACATGCTGCCGGAGAACCGCACCTCGGAGCCGAAGGCCCGGTCGAGTGCGGCGAGGACGCCTGCCTTGGCGTCCAGGTAGTCGTCGTAGCCCGGGTGGTCGACGTGCTCATCCAGGTTGACCAGGTGGAAGGCGCGGCGCTCCGCGTCCCGGTCGGCCACCTGGGCCCGCCAGCGGGCGTATTCCGCGCTGGTGGGGGAGTACTGCATGGAGAGCCGGTCGGCGTCCCGGTGCTCGGCGCGGAACGCCGCGGTGTCCACCGACGGCGGCCTGATCTTCAGCCGGGGCAGCAGCGCGGCGACCTCCTCGAAGCCGGGCAGGTCGGCGATGGCGTACTCGTGGTGCAGAAAGGAGGTCTCGCCGGGCTGCGGGGCGCCGGTGGCCGCGGAGAGCGAGGACGGGACCGCGCCGCCCTCCTCCGGCCGGTAGACCGAGGAGGCGGTGATCAGGTCCTGCTCGTCGAAGGCGTAGCCGTTGCGGTCGCCCAGCCGGACGATCTCCCGCAGGCCGGTCATGGAGCGCATCCGCCTCTGCAGCTCGGGGGAGGAGGAGGCGTCCTTGAGAAACTCCGTGCAGACGTCTACGGACATGAGGGTTCCTTAGGGGTGTGGGCGTCGGGAGCCGGGGGCGGGTCGAGCAGCAGGACGGACGGGGTGGCGGCGGGGTCGGCCAGGCGCAGGAAGTGCATGCCGAGCCCGGACAGGCCCAGCATCAGCCCGGGGAAGAAGTCGCCCCCGGAGGTCTCCAGGGCGTCGATGCCGCGCCAGAGGTCGTGTGCGTGCAGCTCGGCTTCGATCCGGAACGCGGGTTCGCCGCGCGCCTCGCCGAAGCGGAGGGGGAGTTCGGCATTGCCGGCCCGGCCGTGGCAGAGCGAGTCGTTGTTGAGCCGGGGGAAGTTGCGCAGCGTCGCGGTGAGCGCCCGCTCGGCGTCGGCCGCGACCTCGGTGGCCTCGGCGCCGGAGCCGTCGAGCAGCCGCCAGGCCGCGAGCCGGCTCAGCCCGATCCCGGTCGACCCGTTGCACCAGGCGTTGGCGTAGTGCCGGCCGGCGCTCACCCGCTTCGCCGGGATCTCGCGCAGGTCGTACCAGTCCTGCTCGGCGCGGTCGAAGTGGCGGGACTCGTAGCCGAAGGCGCGCAGTCCGGCGTCGGCGTACTCCTCGCGGCCGGTGCGGGCGGCGAGAGCGATCAGCGCCCAGCCGATCCCTCCGGCGCCGTGCGCGAACCCGGTGAGCGCGGGCCCGGCGGAGCCGTCGGCGAGGGGCCAGCTCAGCGCGTCGCCGTCGGGTTCGGCCCGGGCCAGCAGGCGGTCGCCGCAGAGCCGGGCGATGTCGGTGCCGTCTCCGTCGGCGGCCTCGGCCAGCGCGAGCAGTACCGGGACCGCCCCGGCCGCGCCGCCGAACACGTCGCATTCGGCGCTCTGGGGGAGCAGGGCGGGGATCCGGGCGGCCAGCCGCCGGGCGGTGTCCAGCAGTCCGGGGTCGCCCCAGAGCCGGTGCAGGTGGAGCAGGGTGTAGACGGCGCCGGAGAGCCCGGTGAAAACGCCGATCCGGGTGGTGTCGCAGCCGGCCACGGCGTGGTCGACGGCGCGCTCGGCGGCGGCGCGGAAGGCCGGGTCGGGGGCGGCCCGGTCGAGGTAGGCCAGGAACAGCGCGATTCCGGCGCTGCCCAGGTACAGGTCGCCTTCGACGGGCGTCTCGACGCGGCCCCCGGCGGTGGTGTGCGCCGTGTGCCACGGAGAGGCCGCGCCCGGTCCGCTCTGCGCCCGGCAGAGCCAGCGGCCCAGCCGCACCGCGTACTCCAGGTGGGCGGCGGCGCTCTCCGGGGCGCCGCCCGGGGACAGGGCCGCCCGGATGTAGCTCTCCTGGCGGTCCCGGTTGCGCGGGGAGAGCGCCCGGATGCGCCGGGCGGCCTGCTCGACCGGCGAGGCCGCAGCGGAGAGCCCGGTGCGGGCGCGGTGGTCGCAGACGAAGCGGCGGCCGCCGGCGGCCACGGTGACCACCGGGACGTCCATCCGCCACAGGGCGGCGGGCTCGTGCTCGGCCAGTACGGAGCCGCCGTCCCAGGCCCGGGGCGAGGCGCGCAGCCCTTCGAAGAGCGCGTCCACCTCCAGCGGGTCGGCGAGCGCCCGGGGGTGCTGGGCCGCCAGGATGAGCTGCGCGAACACCTGGGTCGAGCGGTTGATGAACCGGATGTCTCCGTCGGCGAAGCAGGCGGCGACGGTTCCGGCGGAGGCCTCGGGGTCGCGCCGGAACCATTCGTAGACTCGGTGGAACCCGTCGGTGATCGCGCCGGCGAAGTCCTGCGGCCGGAGCAGCTCGCCGCCGAGGAAGACCCGGTTGGCCGCTCGGGGCTCGACCCGCACCCCGGTGCGGTGCGCGACCTTCGGGCCGAAGGGGCCCTCCTCCACTTTCGGTACCGGGGTGGGCATCTCGTAGGCCTCGCCGCCGGAGTAGCCGCTGATCCGGAGCTCGTCCGGGCCGGCCTGCCCGGCCCGCGGCCACTCCAGCAGTCCGGTGGAGAAGACCGAGTCGAGCAGGGTGCCCATCGGCGCGTCGGCGCCGGGCGGCGCGGCGGCCAGGATGGTCTCGCAGTCGCAGATGTGCGCGTGGCCGTCGGCCACGATGACGTTCTCGAAGTGCAGGTCGCCGCCGCCCAGCACGTAGAAGACGGCGAGGTGGCCGCCGAGCTCCCGGTAGACGGCCTCGGCCGCGGGCAGCGAGTCGACGGTGTTCCGGCCGGAGGGGATGAACTCCTCGTAGCCGTGGCCGGAGCGGGGCAGTACCGCCCGGGTGGCGAAGTCGAGGACCCCGTCCCCGCGCAGCCGGCGGAGCAGGGCCTGCGCGCCCGCCTCGGCGTCGACGCTGCGCGGTTTGCAGACGAAGCGGGCGGTGCGGCCGCCGTCGACCACGGCGTCGATGAAAGCGACGGTGCGCGCCCCGGCGTGGTGGTCGGAGCGGCCGGGCTCGACCGAGAGGTACTCCCGGACGGCGGAGGCGCCGAGGAGGGTGCGGGCGATGTGGTCGGCGTCGCGGGCCAGCCGGAGGAGGAGTTCCTCGGCGGCCTCCGCCAGCATCCGGGTGTTCTCGGCCAGCCACCGGCCCAGGACGGGGAAGTCCCGGTAGAAGTCGTGGTGCCCGGCGGCGTCGGCGAACCGGGTGGCCAGGTGGCCGGGGTAGTCGCCGGTGCGGGCGCCCGCGGCCAGGTGGACCTCGGTGTCGGCCTGCAGGGTCCAGGCCAGGGCCAGTGCGAAGCGGTCCAGCAGGTGGGCCTCGAAGTCCTCGGCGATGCGGTCGGCGAATCCGGGGGCCCCGGGCGTCTCCCGGGCCCGGCGCAGCGCCGCCCGGACCCGGCCGCCGAGTTCGAGCAGGAAGGGCTCGCAGGCCGCGGCCGATCGGCCGTAGTAGACGTCGTCCCGGCGCCAGGCCGCGCCGGCGG from Nocardiopsis composta encodes:
- a CDS encoding Nif11-like leader peptide family natural product precursor; amino-acid sequence: MSVDVCTEFLKDASSSPELQRRMRSMTGLREIVRLGDRNGYAFDEQDLITASSVYRPEEGGAVPSSLSAATGAPQPGETSFLHHEYAIADLPGFEEVAALLPRLKIRPPSVDTAAFRAEHRDADRLSMQYSPTSAEYARWRAQVADRDAERRAFHLVNLDEHVDHPGYDDYLDAKAGVLAALDRAFGSEVRFSGSMWYPSGAYRLWHTNENQPGWRMYIIDFDAPFDGPGETSFFRYRAPGTGELVTLPERPGLVRFFRVEQEPDRLFWHCIGNPTPRDRWSFGFVVPDDWAARLAMAAGRDA
- a CDS encoding type 2 lanthipeptide synthetase LanM family protein, with amino-acid sequence MHPDFPLDIAVRAARLDERLALAGLLRPADTPTDPLTAWRISRAADRLERPGLDRDGLAAELLRYHRATADTAALGGTARTALRRAHSSWLPAYRAALEGLDRARSRSAGAAWRRDDVYYGRSAAACEPFLLELGGRVRAALRRARETPGAPGFADRIAEDFEAHLLDRFALALAWTLQADTEVHLAAGARTGDYPGHLATRFADAAGHHDFYRDFPVLGRWLAENTRMLAEAAEELLLRLARDADHIARTLLGASAVREYLSVEPGRSDHHAGARTVAFIDAVVDGGRTARFVCKPRSVDAEAGAQALLRRLRGDGVLDFATRAVLPRSGHGYEEFIPSGRNTVDSLPAAEAVYRELGGHLAVFYVLGGGDLHFENVIVADGHAHICDCETILAAAPPGADAPMGTLLDSVFSTGLLEWPRAGQAGPDELRISGYSGGEAYEMPTPVPKVEEGPFGPKVAHRTGVRVEPRAANRVFLGGELLRPQDFAGAITDGFHRVYEWFRRDPEASAGTVAACFADGDIRFINRSTQVFAQLILAAQHPRALADPLEVDALFEGLRASPRAWDGGSVLAEHEPAALWRMDVPVVTVAAGGRRFVCDHRARTGLSAAASPVEQAARRIRALSPRNRDRQESYIRAALSPGGAPESAAAHLEYAVRLGRWLCRAQSGPGAASPWHTAHTTAGGRVETPVEGDLYLGSAGIALFLAYLDRAAPDPAFRAAAERAVDHAVAGCDTTRIGVFTGLSGAVYTLLHLHRLWGDPGLLDTARRLAARIPALLPQSAECDVFGGAAGAVPVLLALAEAADGDGTDIARLCGDRLLARAEPDGDALSWPLADGSAGPALTGFAHGAGGIGWALIALAARTGREEYADAGLRAFGYESRHFDRAEQDWYDLREIPAKRVSAGRHYANAWCNGSTGIGLSRLAAWRLLDGSGAEATEVAADAERALTATLRNFPRLNNDSLCHGRAGNAELPLRFGEARGEPAFRIEAELHAHDLWRGIDALETSGGDFFPGLMLGLSGLGMHFLRLADPAATPSVLLLDPPPAPDAHTPKEPSCP